A window of Clostridiisalibacter paucivorans DSM 22131 contains these coding sequences:
- a CDS encoding NADH-dependent [FeFe] hydrogenase, group A6 — protein MENKSQKEMVNIEIDGTKYSVPNDITVLEAARSVNIEIPSLCYLKEINEIGACRVCVVEIEGMKNLQASCVYPVREGLKIRTNTKKVLKARKSAVKLLLSNHHRECTTCIRNLNCELQNLADSLGIRNIPFTGEVQDYGYHDNNPAITRDYNKCINCRRCEAICSKIQECNVYSPINRGLDTIIAPAFQKDLADVSCIMCGQCIIACPTGSLTEKECINDVWTAIHDPEKHVVVQTAPSIQVTLGEMFGMPIGSFVGGKMVTALKRMGFDKIFATDVTADLTIMEEANELVERVIKNPTHLPLLSSCCPGWVKFAEHFYPEFLPNLSTTKSPHEMCGVLSKTWYAQKYNIPPKKIINVGIMPCTAKKYEAARPEMVSDGFRNVDYVLTTRELGRMIRQSGLDFPNLPDGNYDEPFNQFSGAGTIFGATGGVLEAAVRTAHKILSGDDMEVPDFDDARGQSGLKYGKVVLGDKPLTIAIAHGTGNAKKALEMHKSGKKEFDYMEVMACPGGCVGGGGQPILANRDYKYLSLGYRHNRTDALYNIDRKNKIRYSHENPRIKQIYEEFLIKPLSPISKKYLHTSFVERGKYPYLS, from the coding sequence ATGGAAAATAAATCCCAGAAAGAAATGGTCAATATAGAGATAGACGGTACTAAATATAGTGTGCCTAACGATATCACTGTTTTAGAGGCAGCAAGGTCTGTAAATATAGAAATCCCCAGTCTATGTTATCTTAAGGAAATAAATGAAATTGGTGCATGTAGAGTATGTGTCGTTGAGATAGAAGGTATGAAAAATCTACAAGCCTCCTGTGTATATCCAGTTAGAGAAGGACTAAAAATAAGAACTAATACTAAAAAAGTTCTAAAAGCTAGAAAATCTGCAGTAAAATTATTACTTTCAAATCATCACAGAGAATGTACCACATGTATTAGAAATTTAAATTGCGAGCTACAAAACTTAGCAGATAGCTTAGGTATAAGAAATATACCCTTTACTGGAGAAGTACAAGATTATGGTTATCATGATAATAACCCTGCTATAACTAGAGATTATAATAAATGTATTAATTGTCGTAGGTGTGAAGCTATATGTAGTAAAATACAAGAATGTAATGTCTATTCACCAATAAATAGAGGGCTGGACACTATAATTGCTCCAGCATTTCAAAAAGATTTAGCAGACGTCTCCTGTATAATGTGTGGTCAATGTATCATTGCATGCCCCACTGGCTCATTAACTGAAAAAGAATGCATAAATGATGTATGGACCGCTATACATGATCCAGAGAAACATGTAGTGGTTCAAACTGCACCTTCTATTCAAGTTACACTAGGTGAAATGTTTGGCATGCCCATAGGATCTTTTGTTGGTGGTAAAATGGTTACAGCATTAAAGCGTATGGGATTTGATAAAATTTTTGCTACTGATGTAACTGCTGATCTAACTATAATGGAAGAAGCTAATGAATTAGTGGAAAGAGTTATTAAAAACCCTACTCATCTACCGTTATTATCCTCATGTTGTCCTGGTTGGGTCAAATTTGCGGAACATTTTTACCCAGAATTTCTTCCAAATCTATCTACTACTAAATCTCCCCACGAAATGTGCGGTGTATTATCTAAAACTTGGTATGCCCAAAAGTATAATATACCTCCTAAAAAAATTATAAATGTAGGTATAATGCCCTGTACTGCCAAAAAATATGAAGCTGCTAGACCTGAGATGGTATCTGATGGGTTTAGAAATGTAGACTATGTACTGACTACTAGAGAATTGGGTAGAATGATAAGACAATCAGGACTAGATTTTCCCAATCTTCCTGATGGCAATTATGATGAACCCTTTAATCAGTTTAGTGGAGCTGGTACTATTTTTGGAGCTACAGGAGGAGTATTAGAAGCAGCAGTAAGAACTGCCCATAAAATATTGTCTGGAGATGATATGGAAGTACCTGACTTTGATGATGCTCGAGGTCAATCAGGTCTTAAATATGGAAAAGTTGTTTTAGGGGATAAACCCCTAACTATAGCCATAGCCCATGGCACTGGAAATGCAAAAAAGGCTTTGGAGATGCATAAAAGCGGTAAAAAAGAATTTGATTATATGGAAGTTATGGCATGTCCTGGAGGCTGTGTAGGTGGAGGTGGCCAACCTATACTTGCCAATAGAGATTACAAATATCTTTCTCTAGGATATAGACACAACAGGACCGATGCCCTTTACAATATAGATAGAAAAA